One window from the genome of Leptidea sinapis chromosome 24, ilLepSina1.1, whole genome shotgun sequence encodes:
- the LOC126971632 gene encoding putative protein FAM10A4 has translation MTSKNCPFNDVQFLEQMKKFIDQCKTNPMILHHPELSFFKDYLVSLGVTPYAAFDAKSFTASGDGHKPSTDDNAADNRPESPDSDLSDYESDVELDMEGVMEGDPTEAVQDMGDLSKEVTDVDRDNSDEKRSAAMRAFSEQKYEDAITLYTEAIKLNPQSALLFAKRGQVFLKLNKLYACIKDCSHALELNCDSAAAYKFRGRAYRLLGKFEEASHDLCESLKIDYDDQTNEWLNEVKPNAEKLRQHRLSVQRKKEEKEHSEKLQSARKAQEARAQAAREQSQANDSTPKFTGGFPAGMSINPQDFINLMAEHPDLINTIADPEVSRAFMDVSQNPENFVKYENNPKVMAVVDLFRKKFPGKMPFEFGASSGANQPTGAGPKTDDDVELD, from the exons ATGACTAGCAAAAATTGTCCTTTCAACGATGTTCAATTTCTTGAGCAAATGAAAAAGTTTATAGACCAATGCAAGACGAACCCAATGATCTTGCATCATCCTGAATTATCGTTTTTTAAAGATTATCTTGTATCACTTGGTGTTACGCCCTATGCTGCTTTTGATGCCAAAAGTTTCACCGCTTCAGGAGATGG TCATAAGCCCAGTACTGATGACAATGCAGCTGATAATAGGCCAGAATCTCCTGATTCAGATCTATCCGACTATGAATCTGATGTTGAACTAGATATGGAAG GTGTTATGGAAGGAGATCCAACTGAAGCTGTACAAGATATGGGGGACCTCTCAAAAGAAGTTACAGATGTGGATAGGGATAATTCAGATGAAAAGCGTTCTGCAGCTATGAGAGCATTTTCTGAGCAGAAATATGAAGATGCAATTACTTTGTACACAGAAGCTATTAAGCTGAATCCACAAAGTGCATTGCTGTTTGCTAAAAGAGGTCAA gtttTTCTAAAGCTCAATAAATTATATGCATGTATCAAAGACTGTTCTCATGCACTTGAGCTGAACTGTGACAGTGCTGCAGCTTATAAGTTCCGCGGAAGAGCATACAG attatTGGGCAAATTTGAAGAAGCATCACATGACTTATGTGAGTCCCTGAAGATTGACTATGACGACCAAACAAATGAATGGCTGAATGAAGTTAAACCCAATGCTGAGAAGTTGCGTCAGCATAGACTTAGTGTTCAACGAAAGAAGGAAGAGAAGGAG CATTCTGAGAAATTACAAAGTGCTCGCAAGGCCCAAGAGGCCCGGGCCCAAGCTGCTCGGGAACAGTCACAAGCCAATGATTCGACCCCTAAGTTCACTGGAGGCTTTCCAGCGGGGATGTCCATAAACCCACAAGATTTCATAAACCTTATGGCTGAGCACCCGGACCTGATAAACACTATTGCG GACCCCGAGGTGTCTCGTGCATTCATGGATGTATCTCAAAATCcagaaaattttgttaaatatgagAACAACCCAAAGGTTATGGCTGTTGTGGACTTATTCAGAAAGAAATTCCCTGGTAAAATGc CGTTCGAGTTTGGTGCTAGTTCAGGAGCCAACCAACCAACAGGCGCCGGGCCGAAGACGGACGATGATGTGGAGTTGGATTAA
- the LOC126971628 gene encoding 39S ribosomal protein L38, mitochondrial: MLHTIIIDCFRANLQLQQRRLGHRLRGKAPILCRTIKDRLEELNYKDELYTAKVDIGFPADRRTSVKQEQLEHLKRIKNDKQMEKLARNYQLEIDLQEAKKVWLETLGPYHKKQIADHYSIYEHLYGEGYFVPFINIEVTYDLKNGTCLPVYTGNVIKPSEALEQPEVLFKSDGSSLWTLVLSSLDGHMQDSSKEYAHWIVANIPGNAIEKGDTIVEYIQPLPLKGTGYHRYVFVLYKQNDRILFDIPEVTSPAQLEARTFVTRDWYKKYQDIVTPAGLAFYQTIWDSSVKDFFHDILKQKEPIYEYDFPEPYIRPQEWFPLRKPFNLYMDKYRDPKQVKKEYLVRKLKNEDPFKSPDPPLRFPNAHPLPHSMPSWLKLHEKKIRLGWGRVNDV; encoded by the exons ATGCtgcatacaataattattgattgcTTTCGAGCAAATTTACAGTTACAACAAAGAAGGTTAGGTCATAGGTTAAGAGGAAAGGCTCCCATACTTTGTAGAACAATAAAAGATCGATTGGAAGAACTGAATTATAAAGATGAATTATATACAGCGAAAGTTGACATCGGATTTCCAGCGGACAG aaggACAAGTGTCAAACAGGAGCAACTTGaacatttaaaaagaataaaaaatgataagCAGATGGAGAAATTAGCACGAAACTATCAATTAGAAATTGATTTACAGGAGGCAAAGAAAGTATGGCTAGAAACTCTAGGTCCATACCACAAAAAGCAAATAGCTGATCACTATAGTATATATGAACACCTATATGGAGAGGGCTATTTTGTaccatttataaatatagaagTGACttatgatttgaaaaatggaacATGTTTACCTGTTTATACTGGAAATGTAATTAAACCCTCGGAAGCTTTAGAACAACcagaagttttatttaaatcagatGGGAGTTCGTTATGGACTCTAGTATTGTCAAGTTTAGATGGACACATGCAGGACAGCTCTAAGGAATATGCACATTGGATTGTAGCTAACATTCCAGGCAATGCAATTGAAAAGGGTGATACTATTGTGGAGTATATACAGCCTTTACCATTAAAAGGCACAGGCTATCATAGatatgtttttgtattgtataaacaaaatgacaGAATATTATTTGATATACCAGAAG TAACATCACCAGCACAGCTTGAAGCAAGGACTTTTGTTACAAGAGAttggtataaaaaatatcaagacATTGTCACACCAGCAGGTTTAGCATTCTATCAAACAATTTGGGATTCATCTGTTAAAGACTTCTTTcatgatattttaaaacaaaaggaGCCAA TTTATGAGTATGACTTTCCTGAACCTTACATTCGGCCGCAAGAATGGTTCCCACTCAGGAAACCTTTCAACTTATACATGGACAAGTACAGAGATCCTAAACAGGTGAAGAAAGAATATCTTGTACGAAAGCTTAAAAATGAAGATCCGTTCAAGTCGCCCGACCCTCCATTGAGGTTCCCTAACGCTCATCCGTTACCGCACAGTATGCCGTCGTGGTTGAAGCTTCATGAAAAGAAGATTAGATTAGGATGGGGAAGAGTGAATGATGTTTGA
- the LOC126971569 gene encoding lysine-specific demethylase lid-like produces MDSKNIQKNAMQKSAEFTFTPPPEAPVFQPTLEEFADPLGYIAKIRPVAEKTGICKIKPPSRWQPPFSLDVDKLKFVPRIQKVNELEAITRLKLLFLEKILKFWDLQGSPLKIPMLENKTLDLYCLKFWVDEEGGFEECNSPKKWRKIAHAMGYGQNTSTINFLRNNYEKVLLPYEIFEKSKADILKSVKKSEPKPEIYETEIGQQVMKEISIESITKVREHIKDEKPNTSIKKTKTGSDIKPDLDQSKDSEAMKCNRELRRLACYGPGPKMPGLNDEEFDITKSRKRPRYDLDPLAIHICAICQKEHRDDLLLICNGCSDTYHTFCLKPPLSAVPDGDWRCPCCIAQEVHKPAEAFGFAQAEREYTLQQFGEMADKFKSDYFGMSGHLVPTQIAEKEFWRIISSVEEDVTVEYGADLHSMDHGSGFPTKSSINLFPGDQEYVDSGWNLNNLPVLDGSVLRFINADISGMTVPWMYVGMCFSAFCWHNEDHWSYSINYLHWGEAKTWYGVPGSGAELLEKAMKAAAPDLFKSQPDLLHQLVTIMNPNILMAAGVPIYRTDQNAGEFVVTFPRAYHAGFNQGYNFAEAVNFAPPDWLKIGRECIMHYKNLKRFCVFSHDELICKMALEGDRLDLETALETQKELVRATEEEGRLRSLVSRKGLKNIRRTAFELLGDDERLCEVCKTTCFLSSVSCLECKHMACLQHADSKEFCDCILGKKVLYYRYDMNELHIMLQTIDFRVNSFDKWMTESKKILLPTAPDIGRLQKLKLLVDEAEELKIPKCTLLTQLKNEYSKATSNIESIVIELDDD; encoded by the coding sequence atgGATAGCAAAAATATACAGAAAAATGCTATGCAGAAAAGTGCTGAATTTACATTTACACCTCCACCAGAAGCTCCTGTTTTTCAGCCTACACTGGAAGAATTTGCGGATCCCTTGGGGTATATTGCTAAAATTCGTCCCGTGGCCGAAAAAACGGGTATTTGTAAGATAAAGCCACCATCCAGATGGCAGCCTCCCTTTTCGTTAGATGTCGACAAACTAAAATTTGTTCCACGAATACAAAAAGTGAATGAATTGGAAGCCATAACACGTCTGAAGCTtttatttcttgaaaaaatattgaaattttggGACTTACAAGGATCTCCACTGAAAATACCCATGCTCGAAAATAAAACATTGGATTTATACTGTCTTAAATTTTGGGTTGATGAAGAAGGTGGTTTCGAAGAATGTAATTCTCCAAAAAAATGGAGAAAAATAGCACATGCAATGGGATATGGCCAAAATACTAGCACAATTAATTTTCTTCGGAATAATTATGAAAAGGTTTTGCTACcatatgaaatatttgaaaaaagcaAGGCGGATATCTTGAAATCAGTTAAAAAATCTGAACCGAAACCAGAAATCTATGAAACAGAGATAGGCCAGCAGGTTATGAAAGAAATCTCTATTGAATCCATCACTAAAGTAAGAGAACACATTAAGGATGAAAAACCCAATACAAGcataaagaaaactaaaactGGATCAGATATAAAGCCTGACTTAGACCAAAGTAAAGATAGTGAGGCAATGAAATGCAACAGGGAATTAAGACGTCTTGCCTGTTATGGCCCTGGACCAAAAATGCCAGGATTAAATGATGAGGAATTTGATATAACTAAATCTAGAAAGAGACCAAGATATGATTTAGATCCATTAGCAATACATATTTGTGCAATTTGTCAGAAAGAACACAGGGATGACTTACTTCTGATATGCAATGGTTGCTCAGACACATACCATACCTTTTGCCTCAAACCACCTCTTAGTGCAGTACCTGATGGTGACTGGCGTTGCCCATGTTGTATTGCTCAAGAAGTACACAAGCCAGCTGAAGCATTTGGTTTTGCTCAAGCAGAAAGAGAATACACTTTACAACAGTTTGGTGAAATGGCAGATAAATTTAAGTCTGATTATTTTGGAATGTCGGGCCATTTGGTACCTACCCAAATAGCAGAAAAAGAATTTTGGCGCATTATTTCGTCAGTAGAAGAAGATGTCACCGTAGAATATGGCGCTGATCTACATTCCATGGACCATGGATCTGGCTTTCCTACAAAATCATCCATTAATCTGTTTCCTGGTGATCAAGAATATGTTGATTCTGGATGGAATTTGAATAATCTTCCAGTTTTGGATGGGTCTGTGCTAAGGTTCATAAATGCAGATATATCTGGAATGACTGTACCCTGGATGTATGTTGGAATGTGTTTCTCAGCATTTTGTTGGCATAATGAAGATCATTGGAGTTACTCTATCAATTACTTGCATTGGGGTGAAGCAAAGACTTGGTATGGAGTGCCTGGAAGTGGTGCAGAATTATTAGAAAAGGCCATGAAAGCAGCTGCCCCAGATTTGTTTAAATCACAACCAGATCTCCTTCATCAATTGGTAACAATAATGaatccaaatattttaatgGCAGCTGGTGTACCTATTTATAGAACTGATCAGAATGCTGGAGAATTTGTTGTTACATTTCCTCGTGCTTATCATGCTGGGTTTAATCAAGGATATAACTTTGCAGAAGCTGTTAATTTTGCTCCACCTGATTGGCTTAAAATTGGTAGAGAGTGTATTATGCATTATAAGAACCTCAAAAGATTCTGTGTATTTTCTCATGATGAACTTATATGTAAAATGGCTTTAGAGGGTGATCGCTTAGATCTAGAAACCGCTCTGGAAACACAAAAGGAACTTGTTCGTGCAACTGAAGAGGAAGGTCGTTTGAGGTCATTGGTCTCTAGAAAAGGTTTGAAAAATATAAGGAGAACAGCATTTGAATTATTAGGTGATGATGAAAGGCTTTGTGAGGTTTGCAAAACTACTTGTTTTTTATCTTCTGTCTCCTGTCTAGAATGTAAACACATGGCATGTCTACAACATGCtgattcaaaagaattttgTGATTGTATATTAGGAAAGAAAGTATTATATTATCGTTATGATATGAACGAACTTCACATAATGCTGCAAACAATTGATTTCAGAGTAAATAGTTTTGATAAATGGATGACTGAATCTAAAAAAATACTCTTGCCAACAGCCCCAGATATTGGGAGACTGCAGAAGTTAAAACTTTTGGTGGATGAGGCAGAAGAATTGAAAATTCCCAAGTGTACATTACTGACACAATTGAAAAATGAATATTCTAAAGCCACATCAAACATTGAGTCCATTGTAATTGAGTTAGATGATGATTAG